The Tropicibacter oceani DNA segment ACCGGCAATGACAACCTGCGCGGCGAAGGTGGCGATGACAGCCTTTTGGGCATGGATGGCAACGACAAGCTGTTCGGCGGCGAAGGGCTGAACTATCTCGACGGCGGCAGCGGCGCGGACACCATCCGGGGCGGCAGCGCATCCGATACCGTGCAGGGCGGCATCGGCAACGACCTGATCGACGCCATGGACGGCGACGACCTGGTCTTTGGCGGTGATGGCAACGACACGATCTATGATGAAAGGGGCCAGGACAGCCTGAGCGGCGGGGACGGTGACGATCTGATGGTGATGAACACCTACGGATCAGGCGATCCTGAAAACGACGATGTCCTGAACGGCGACGCGGGCAACGATTCGATCTATGCCGGGAATTCCGATGATCTGCTGGACGGCGGCAGCGGTGACGACCTGCTGGTCGGCAAGAATGGCGATGACACGATCCGGGGCGACAGCGGCAACGACAGCCTTCTGGGCGGCAGCGGCGACGATGTCCTGATCGGCGGCACCGGCAACGACTCGATCGACGCAGGCAGCGGGGCGGCGAACCTGGCCTGGGGAGGGACGGGGGCCGATGTCTTCGAGGTTGATCTGTCGCAGCGCGGGATCGGCGTGCAGGGAGAACCGGCCTTCGGGGTCCAGATCCAGGATTTCATCACCACCGGGTCCGAAGCGGACGTTCTGGAAATCACGCTTGGCAGTGGCGATGTGGCGGCAGATATCTCGGTCCAACCGCTGGGCACGTCAGGCGATGTGGTTGTCTTGCTGGATGCTGACGGCGTGACGTCGACGGTGGCCGTCATCGTTGGCGGGGTCGCCAACGGGTTTTCGTCGGACAACATCGTGCTGGTCACAACCGGCGCGGCCTGACACCTGACCGCGAAACAGGCAAGGGCCGTCCCCCGGGGGGCGGCCCTTTGGCATGCGGCAGCACCGCGCCGGGCGCGGG contains these protein-coding regions:
- a CDS encoding calcium-binding protein, which produces MLLLLSLLPVLLLAGLVGVDWGGSDDDDDRDVAEPDPTEGTEGDDQIELGDGDNVFRGLGGNDLVYSRGGDDDLLGGDGDDTLNGGAGADVLNGQAGTDLLKGGEGDDTLGGGTGNDNLRGEGGDDSLLGMDGNDKLFGGEGLNYLDGGSGADTIRGGSASDTVQGGIGNDLIDAMDGDDLVFGGDGNDTIYDERGQDSLSGGDGDDLMVMNTYGSGDPENDDVLNGDAGNDSIYAGNSDDLLDGGSGDDLLVGKNGDDTIRGDSGNDSLLGGSGDDVLIGGTGNDSIDAGSGAANLAWGGTGADVFEVDLSQRGIGVQGEPAFGVQIQDFITTGSEADVLEITLGSGDVAADISVQPLGTSGDVVVLLDADGVTSTVAVIVGGVANGFSSDNIVLVTTGAA